In Deltaproteobacteria bacterium, a single genomic region encodes these proteins:
- a CDS encoding toxin, whose amino-acid sequence MRRRFTRGGSAGHCGGRSNLSSNSRLFDPEDPARVFTWYLDETRDGSGNVTAFSYKSDDLPVLGPSTAERNRGATTQRYLKRVRYGNRRPAIADDFAFEIVFDFGEHGEVDGATGRFLATPDEARPWALRSDPFSSMRAGFDVRTRRRCDRVLVFHRFAELGDTPTLVSSLALDYDDVAHLATLRRATRRSHVRHPEGGYEIAEFPAMRLRYSEARIGAQTHTLDPDALAQLPLGIDGDEYRFVDLDGEGLPGIVAQRGDVLCYMPPLGDGRYGALAPVASQVSAARLGQDAQLVDLDGDGRLELTVMDEGYHARTASGEWGPWRSFTAVPTIPWSDPQLRQLDLDGDGLPDLLLTEADHFVWVPSRGAEGWGAPVHLPKPGDERAGPAVVFDDAAGRIVLADMTGDGLQDIVRIEHAAVHYWPNLGLGRFGRRVTMDGDPFFAADDEFDARRVRLGDIDGSGTTDLVVLDERGARVWFNRSGNGWSPPQRITAFPGVAVTTAVELIDVRGTGTSCLVWSEAADWAKPLPVRYVELALEKPHLLVEVDNGVGLVTRLAYEPSTAQYLRDRAAGRPWVTRLPFPVQVVTRIETADLVAGRRFVQRFAYHHGYYDGVEREMRGFAAVDRWDTEAFDADGDDALFELALFDIVESALHQPPVHTRSWFHTGAYPGGVSLAEQLAREYFAGDPAAWTLPDTVMPAGLDLDDAREAARALRGRLLHEEIYAQDGSDREGLPYTVTEANHAVRVVQARGERKHAVVFVHERERLSYHYERDVDDPRISHALVLDVDAYGDVLRAADVGYPRRGVVGTLPEQLRRAVVIRESSFAAFDVAGEPDAYRASVPVESRSYELLGADDDGAPVQLATLRSVVDAAQRDAPEAADPVDGAAHLRLLGAQRTFYAQDDGEAPRGLGDCGPLALVREVHAAAFSDGQRTAMYGADVDDGLLAGAGYVADDGLWWARSARARYDATQFFLTEAVFSPFGDPPTTIVYDDHALFPIAFTDALGNVVTATHDYRVLAPTMLTDANGNRSAAGFDARGMVVWTAVMGKAGLGEGDTPDDPTTRFAYDLFAWRDRGEPNFTHASARERHGDPTTRWLERRVYSDGSGRVLLEKASAEPGLAPQRDADGALVVVDGATVDAFASPRWIGSGRTVFDNKGNPVRQYEPYFSATLAYESEAELRERGVTAVLHYDPLGRVERTDFPDGTHARVERTPWLERSYDGNDTVLASAWHAARIALPGATPDELAQRRAAALATAHADTPTMTHADALGRAVRTIEDAGVLGQLETRVELDVVGNVLRVIDARGNLAESRTFGMLRQVLRTDSADAGWRRILFDAAGGVVRSWNARGFASRVVVDALRRGTHVFVTPPGGVEMLVTRTVWGEEVATAVADNLRGRVFRVYDGAGEHTNVRHDFAGNLLQQAVRLNRAVEGTQDWSGLGGASDPDAIAAIADASLEPTSFVATMQYDALRRLVSRTTPDGSETRTRFNEAGLLEAVDVRVRGAAEPSAIVTAVDYDARGQRLRCVHGNGTTASYAYEPDTFRLSRMRLVRASDDAVLQDLRYTYDPVGNIVEIRDGAQPRVFFDNDVVSADQRFEYDALYRLSSASGRELRSLSQPVDAEVAFSLQPHADDPAALRRYEETYAWDAVGNIVELRHTAAGGNFTRRYAYAPGGNRLLRNSAPGEAAEPFSHSYSYDEHGNMTGMPHLAAMAWDHADRLQHCDLGGGGEVWFVYDASGARVRKVQRNASGSRVRERVYLGEFELYRERAANDVAPELERQTLHVGDGTRRLCLVETLTVDDGEPVAAPVSVPRFQHGNHLDSASLELDGDAAVISYEEFHPFGTTSYAANDGAVEVSAKRYRYIGKERDEETGLYHLGARYYASWLGRWTAADPTGLADGDNRYAYCRGSPTTFRDVTGAARESVAGALVLHQNELTRAISEAGSPTIADALRDELATVTGELEQELADLARRQEGRDQLRRSDLSGRVRAAAAEATHGSMSTGTPTDAIDRAFDPRELQRAELAQMNGLGFIANGAFQKASVALEQAGVIEPMSDQERRIRGLSAGDLLDNVTGFSAPGGRTPSSRPPSPSRAPLKNRSGALNDAGRVRRTAPGASSANAPAGGPAPDAAEGGGNPSYQIIDGVRRSKAAEIAAQQGVGTGRISAQVVEGGRVTGTVQVEAGLLLSPKSSISTAGSGLDRWLSTLRQTLGGSKPPPIQVQRGSAGTPIRDVVIE is encoded by the coding sequence TTGCGGCGCCGATTCACACGGGGGGGCAGCGCTGGCCACTGCGGTGGCCGTTCCAACCTCTCATCGAACTCGCGCCTGTTCGATCCCGAGGATCCCGCGCGGGTCTTCACGTGGTACCTCGACGAGACCCGCGACGGCAGCGGCAACGTCACCGCGTTCTCGTACAAGTCCGACGACCTGCCGGTGCTCGGCCCGAGCACCGCCGAGCGCAACCGCGGCGCGACCACGCAGCGCTACCTCAAGCGCGTCCGCTACGGCAATCGGCGTCCCGCCATCGCCGACGACTTCGCGTTCGAGATCGTCTTCGACTTCGGCGAGCACGGCGAGGTCGATGGCGCAACGGGCCGCTTCTTGGCCACCCCCGACGAGGCCCGCCCGTGGGCGCTGCGGAGCGACCCCTTCTCGTCGATGCGCGCGGGCTTCGACGTGCGAACGCGGCGTCGATGCGATCGCGTGCTCGTCTTCCATCGTTTCGCCGAGCTCGGGGACACGCCGACGTTGGTCTCGTCGCTCGCGCTCGACTACGACGATGTCGCCCACCTCGCGACGCTGCGCCGCGCGACCCGGCGCAGCCACGTGCGCCACCCCGAGGGCGGCTACGAGATCGCCGAGTTCCCCGCGATGCGCCTGCGCTACTCCGAGGCGCGCATCGGCGCGCAGACCCACACGCTCGACCCCGACGCGCTCGCCCAGCTCCCGCTGGGCATCGACGGCGACGAGTACCGCTTCGTCGATCTCGACGGCGAGGGGCTGCCCGGGATCGTCGCGCAGCGCGGCGACGTGCTCTGCTACATGCCGCCGCTGGGCGACGGGCGCTACGGTGCGCTCGCCCCGGTCGCGTCGCAGGTATCGGCGGCGCGGCTCGGCCAGGACGCGCAGCTCGTCGATCTCGATGGCGACGGTCGACTCGAGCTCACGGTGATGGACGAGGGCTACCACGCCCGTACCGCCAGCGGCGAGTGGGGACCGTGGCGCTCGTTCACCGCGGTGCCGACGATCCCATGGAGCGATCCGCAGCTGCGCCAGCTCGACCTCGACGGTGACGGGCTGCCGGACCTCCTGCTCACCGAGGCGGACCACTTCGTGTGGGTGCCATCGCGGGGTGCCGAGGGCTGGGGAGCGCCGGTGCACCTGCCCAAGCCGGGGGACGAACGCGCGGGCCCAGCGGTGGTGTTCGACGACGCGGCGGGTCGCATCGTGCTCGCCGACATGACCGGCGACGGGCTGCAGGACATCGTGCGCATCGAACACGCCGCGGTGCACTACTGGCCGAACCTCGGCCTCGGTCGCTTCGGCCGGCGGGTGACGATGGATGGCGATCCGTTCTTCGCCGCCGACGACGAGTTCGACGCGCGGCGCGTGCGACTCGGCGACATCGACGGCAGCGGCACCACGGATCTCGTCGTCCTCGACGAGCGTGGCGCGCGGGTGTGGTTCAACCGCTCGGGCAACGGCTGGTCGCCGCCGCAGCGCATCACCGCGTTCCCCGGCGTCGCAGTCACCACCGCGGTCGAGCTGATCGACGTGCGCGGCACCGGCACCAGCTGCCTGGTGTGGTCCGAGGCCGCCGACTGGGCCAAGCCGCTGCCGGTGCGCTACGTCGAGCTCGCGCTCGAGAAGCCGCACTTGCTGGTCGAGGTCGACAACGGCGTCGGCCTCGTGACGCGTCTCGCCTACGAGCCCAGCACCGCACAGTACCTCCGCGATCGCGCCGCGGGGCGGCCGTGGGTGACCCGCCTGCCCTTCCCCGTGCAGGTCGTCACGCGCATCGAGACCGCCGATCTCGTGGCCGGGCGTCGCTTCGTGCAGCGCTTTGCGTACCACCACGGGTACTACGACGGCGTCGAGCGCGAGATGCGGGGGTTCGCGGCCGTCGATCGCTGGGACACCGAGGCGTTCGATGCCGACGGCGATGACGCGCTCTTCGAGCTCGCGCTCTTCGACATCGTCGAGTCGGCGCTGCACCAGCCGCCCGTCCACACGCGCAGCTGGTTCCACACCGGGGCGTATCCAGGCGGCGTGTCGCTGGCAGAGCAGCTCGCGCGCGAGTACTTCGCGGGGGACCCGGCCGCGTGGACGCTGCCCGACACGGTCATGCCCGCCGGCCTCGACCTCGACGACGCCCGCGAGGCCGCGCGGGCGCTCCGCGGCCGCTTGCTGCACGAGGAGATCTACGCGCAGGACGGCAGCGACCGCGAAGGGCTGCCGTACACGGTCACCGAGGCGAACCATGCCGTACGCGTCGTACAGGCCCGTGGCGAGCGCAAGCACGCGGTCGTGTTCGTGCACGAGCGCGAGCGGCTGTCGTACCACTACGAGCGCGACGTCGACGACCCACGGATCTCCCACGCGCTCGTGCTCGACGTCGACGCATACGGCGACGTCCTGCGCGCCGCCGACGTCGGCTATCCCCGCCGCGGCGTGGTCGGGACCCTGCCCGAGCAGCTGCGACGCGCGGTCGTGATCCGCGAGTCGTCGTTCGCTGCTTTCGATGTCGCCGGTGAACCGGATGCCTATCGCGCGAGCGTGCCGGTCGAGTCGCGCAGCTACGAGCTGCTCGGGGCCGACGACGATGGCGCGCCCGTGCAGCTCGCGACCCTGCGGAGCGTCGTCGACGCGGCGCAGCGCGACGCGCCCGAGGCCGCCGATCCGGTCGACGGCGCAGCGCACCTGCGACTGCTGGGCGCGCAGCGGACCTTCTACGCGCAGGACGACGGCGAGGCACCGCGTGGGCTCGGCGACTGCGGGCCGCTCGCATTGGTCCGGGAGGTCCACGCCGCAGCCTTCAGCGACGGCCAGCGCACGGCAATGTACGGCGCCGACGTGGACGACGGCTTGCTCGCGGGCGCGGGCTACGTCGCCGACGACGGCCTGTGGTGGGCCCGTTCGGCCCGTGCGCGCTACGACGCCACGCAGTTCTTCCTCACCGAAGCGGTCTTCAGTCCATTCGGTGACCCACCGACGACGATCGTCTACGACGACCACGCGCTCTTTCCGATCGCGTTCACCGACGCGCTCGGCAACGTCGTCACCGCAACGCACGACTACCGCGTGCTCGCACCGACGATGCTGACGGACGCCAACGGCAACCGCAGCGCGGCTGGCTTCGATGCGCGCGGGATGGTGGTGTGGACCGCCGTCATGGGCAAGGCCGGCCTCGGCGAGGGCGACACGCCCGACGATCCCACCACGCGCTTCGCCTACGACCTCTTCGCGTGGCGGGATCGCGGCGAGCCCAACTTCACCCACGCGTCGGCGCGGGAGCGCCACGGCGATCCGACCACGCGGTGGCTCGAGCGACGCGTGTACAGCGATGGCTCGGGCCGCGTGCTGCTCGAGAAGGCCAGCGCCGAGCCTGGCCTCGCGCCGCAACGCGACGCCGATGGTGCGCTCGTCGTGGTCGATGGCGCGACCGTCGACGCGTTCGCCTCGCCGCGATGGATCGGCAGTGGCCGCACCGTCTTCGACAACAAGGGCAACCCGGTGCGGCAGTACGAGCCGTACTTTTCCGCGACACTTGCGTATGAGTCGGAGGCCGAGCTGCGCGAGCGCGGCGTGACGGCGGTGCTGCACTACGACCCGCTCGGACGCGTCGAGCGAACCGACTTCCCCGACGGGACGCATGCCCGGGTCGAGCGCACGCCTTGGCTCGAGCGCAGCTACGACGGTAACGACACCGTGCTGGCGTCGGCGTGGCATGCGGCGCGCATCGCCCTGCCGGGCGCGACGCCCGACGAGCTGGCCCAGCGTCGCGCTGCGGCGCTCGCCACGGCCCACGCGGACACGCCCACGATGACCCACGCCGACGCGCTCGGCCGCGCCGTGCGGACCATCGAGGACGCCGGGGTGCTCGGGCAGCTCGAGACGCGCGTCGAGCTCGACGTCGTCGGCAACGTGCTGCGGGTGATCGATGCCCGGGGCAACCTCGCCGAGTCGCGGACCTTCGGCATGCTGCGTCAGGTGCTGCGAACCGACTCTGCAGACGCCGGGTGGCGTCGGATCTTGTTCGATGCTGCCGGTGGTGTGGTGCGCAGCTGGAACGCGCGCGGCTTCGCATCGCGCGTCGTGGTCGACGCGTTGCGGCGGGGGACGCACGTGTTCGTCACACCGCCGGGCGGGGTCGAGATGCTGGTGACGCGCACCGTCTGGGGCGAGGAGGTCGCGACCGCGGTCGCCGACAACCTGCGCGGACGCGTGTTTCGCGTGTACGACGGCGCCGGCGAGCACACGAATGTGCGGCATGACTTCGCGGGGAACCTGCTGCAGCAAGCGGTACGATTGAATCGCGCCGTCGAGGGCACCCAGGACTGGAGCGGCTTGGGTGGCGCGAGCGATCCGGATGCGATCGCGGCGATCGCCGACGCGTCGCTCGAGCCGACCTCGTTCGTGGCCACGATGCAGTACGACGCGCTCAGGCGCTTGGTCTCGCGGACGACGCCCGACGGCTCCGAGACGCGCACGCGGTTCAACGAAGCGGGTCTACTCGAGGCGGTCGACGTGCGCGTGCGGGGCGCGGCGGAGCCGAGCGCGATCGTGACGGCGGTCGACTACGACGCCCGCGGTCAGCGGCTGCGGTGCGTGCACGGCAACGGCACCACGGCGAGCTACGCCTACGAGCCCGACACCTTCCGGCTCTCGCGCATGCGCTTGGTACGGGCGTCCGACGACGCCGTGCTGCAGGACCTGCGCTACACCTACGACCCGGTCGGCAACATCGTGGAGATCCGCGACGGCGCGCAGCCGCGGGTGTTCTTCGACAACGACGTGGTGAGCGCGGACCAGCGGTTCGAGTACGACGCGCTGTACCGGCTGAGCTCGGCGAGCGGTCGGGAGCTGCGATCGCTGTCGCAACCGGTGGATGCGGAGGTGGCCTTCAGCCTGCAGCCGCACGCGGACGACCCCGCGGCGCTGCGGAGGTACGAGGAGACGTACGCGTGGGACGCGGTGGGGAACATCGTGGAGCTGCGGCACACCGCGGCGGGTGGCAACTTCACGCGGCGGTATGCGTACGCGCCCGGCGGCAACCGGCTGCTGCGCAACTCGGCGCCGGGCGAGGCTGCGGAGCCGTTCTCGCACTCGTACAGCTACGACGAGCATGGCAACATGACCGGCATGCCGCACCTCGCAGCGATGGCGTGGGACCACGCCGACCGACTGCAGCACTGCGACTTGGGTGGTGGCGGCGAGGTGTGGTTCGTGTACGACGCTAGCGGTGCGCGGGTGCGCAAGGTGCAGCGCAACGCCTCGGGCTCGCGCGTGCGCGAGCGGGTGTACCTCGGGGAGTTCGAGCTGTACCGCGAACGGGCGGCGAACGACGTCGCGCCGGAGCTCGAGCGGCAGACGCTGCATGTCGGCGATGGGACGCGGCGGCTGTGCTTGGTCGAAACGCTGACGGTCGACGACGGGGAGCCCGTCGCGGCGCCCGTGAGCGTGCCGCGGTTCCAGCATGGCAATCACCTCGACTCGGCTTCGCTCGAGCTCGACGGTGATGCGGCGGTGATCTCGTACGAGGAGTTTCATCCGTTCGGGACCACGAGCTACGCGGCGAATGACGGCGCGGTCGAGGTGAGCGCGAAGCGGTACCGGTACATCGGCAAGGAGCGCGACGAGGAGACCGGGCTGTATCACCTCGGGGCGCGGTATTACGCGAGCTGGCTGGGGCGCTGGACGGCGGCGGATCCCACAGGGCTCGCGGATGGGGACAACCGGTATGCGTACTGCCGGGGGAGCCCAACGACGTTCCGCGACGTGACTGGCGCCGCGCGAGAGAGCGTGGCGGGTGCGCTCGTTCTGCACCAAAACGAGCTGACTCGGGCGATCAGCGAGGCAGGTTCGCCCACAATCGCGGATGCGCTGCGAGACGAACTCGCGACCGTCACTGGTGAGCTCGAGCAGGAACTGGCGGACCTCGCCCGGCGGCAAGAGGGGCGCGATCAACTCCGCCGCTCGGACCTCAGCGGGCGTGTGCGTGCTGCTGCCGCCGAAGCAACGCACGGGTCGATGTCGACCGGCACGCCAACCGACGCAATCGATCGAGCATTCGACCCGCGCGAACTGCAGCGGGCTGAACTCGCGCAGATGAACGGGCTCGGCTTCATCGCCAACGGAGCGTTTCAGAAGGCGTCCGTGGCGCTCGAGCAGGCGGGCGTGATCGAACCGATGTCGGACCAGGAGCGGCGCATCCGCGGTCTCTCCGCTGGCGATCTTCTCGACAATGTCACGGGCTTCTCGGCGCCCGGCGGGAGAACGCCTTCGAGTCGGCCGCCGTCGCCGAGCCGCGCGCCGCTCAAGAACCGAAGCGGCGCGCTGAATGATGCGGGCCGTGTACGCCGGACCGCGCCAGGGGCGTCATCTGCAAACGCCCCCGCTGGCGGGCCGGCGCCCGACGCCGCAGAGGGGGGAGGGAATCCGAGCTATCAGATCATCGATGGCGTTCGTCGTTCCAAGGCTGCGGAGATCGCGGCGCAGCAGGGCGTGGGAACCGGACGCATCTCGGCGCAGGTCGTGGAAGGCGGTAGAGTCACAGGCACGGTCCAAGTGGAAGCGGGCTTGCTCCTGTCGCCGAAGTCGTCCATCAGCACGGCCGGGTCCGGCCTGGACCGCTGGCTGAGCACGCTACGGCAAACCCTTGGCGGGTCGAAACCGCCGCCGATTCAGGTCCAACGCGGCTCTGCGGGAACCCCGATTCGGGACGTCGTCATCGAGTAG
- a CDS encoding SpoIIE family protein phosphatase produces the protein MFTASLVASDRAHPEDAVLVIENDAGTALVVADGAGGIAGGARAAQLVIASFAAAMADAFGAPPTSQSWCRFLCQLDEQLARDAAAGEATAVVASIHEGVVVGASVGDSEAWLVSSAERRDLTAAQQKARLGSNRASPVGFEATVVPDSIMLAATDGLFRSAPADAICSALRGSPSPSPAKLVALARSSSGKLYDDVGLVVVASMCGTALACQRGG, from the coding sequence ATGTTCACGGCGTCACTGGTTGCGTCCGACCGCGCCCACCCGGAGGATGCGGTGCTCGTCATTGAGAACGACGCAGGGACGGCCCTCGTCGTAGCCGATGGTGCCGGCGGTATCGCCGGCGGGGCCCGGGCCGCGCAACTCGTGATCGCGAGTTTCGCGGCCGCCATGGCCGACGCCTTTGGGGCCCCGCCGACGTCGCAGAGTTGGTGTCGTTTCCTCTGTCAGCTCGACGAACAACTGGCTCGCGATGCCGCCGCGGGGGAGGCTACGGCCGTCGTCGCCTCGATTCACGAAGGCGTCGTCGTCGGGGCTAGTGTCGGAGACAGCGAGGCGTGGCTGGTATCGAGCGCCGAGCGCAGGGACTTGACCGCCGCGCAGCAGAAGGCGCGCCTCGGGTCCAACCGGGCATCGCCGGTCGGGTTCGAGGCAACCGTAGTGCCTGATTCCATCATGCTCGCGGCAACAGATGGCCTGTTCCGCTCCGCGCCTGCCGACGCCATCTGTAGCGCACTTCGCGGATCACCCTCACCCTCACCGGCGAAGTTGGTGGCCTTGGCCCGGAGCAGTTCGGGCAAGCTGTACGACGACGTCGGCCTCGTCGTCGTCGCAAGTATGTGCGGGACGGCACTCGCCTGCCAACGCGGGGGCTGA
- a CDS encoding transposase: MPRRVEVEVSEPKKRKRRSFTAEFKAEVVRLVNAGGKSIAQVAADLDLGQTAVRAWVKQAEVDAGQQPAGQGPLTTDERDELRCGGTRRRTRGTRWGTSWSCGTPRRVATSRGGMRTRPAATGCCATRRRARLRSRSRTRTATTSMAT; this comes from the coding sequence ATGCCAAGAAGAGTCGAGGTCGAGGTGTCCGAACCAAAGAAACGGAAGCGCCGTTCGTTCACGGCGGAGTTCAAGGCCGAGGTCGTTCGCCTGGTGAACGCCGGCGGCAAGAGCATCGCCCAAGTCGCTGCAGATCTCGACCTCGGGCAAACGGCCGTGCGTGCGTGGGTGAAGCAAGCAGAGGTCGATGCCGGCCAGCAGCCTGCCGGCCAAGGGCCGCTGACGACGGACGAGCGTGACGAGCTGCGCTGCGGAGGTACGAGGAGACGTACGCGTGGGACGCGGTGGGGAACATCGTGGAGCTGCGGCACACCGCGGCGGGTGGCAACTTCACGCGGCGGTATGCGTACGCGCCCGGCGGCAACCGGCTGCTGCGCAACTCGGCGCCGGGCGAGGCTGCGGAGCCGTTCTCGCACTCGTACAGCTACGACGAGCATGGCAACATGA
- a CDS encoding RHS repeat-associated core domain-containing protein — protein MTGMPHLAAMAWDHADRLQHCDLGGGGEVWFVYDASGARVRKVQRNASGSRVRERVYLGEFELYRERAANDVAPELERQTLHVGDGTRRLCLVETLTVDDGEPVAAPVIVPRFQHGNHLDSASLELDGDAAVISYEEFHPFGTTSYAANDGAVEVSAKRYRYIGKERDEETGLYHLGARYYAAWLGRWTAADPIGMAGGINLYEYARSNPVTMSDPSGMAPPQQPQEIRILRPEELAQDRAIEIGPRGKVEFRDFTPAEIQQGRAEVERRNRDFREGIYESLANPRETPRQRERRQRNAAIKAKQEAGEPLFPAQGTGQAPGRPANTDAYGNYSPYLQAVNETRALYGPDAGPGPGGPTDPLINPIVQQGGPAGDKVFAAFIGAALRKGGFLSGPGKPEPAPVSPAQTQGALPGPAAAEGGVDAAASALPKGPIQVTPQGVALPAGGKYQIPARYVENPHRAGSYGEVVDGKFVERIRIDPPTPPGTKGPNYSHYHLDGRGQHYSPRPSDRDPGFSP, from the coding sequence ATGACCGGCATGCCGCACCTCGCCGCGATGGCGTGGGACCACGCCGACCGACTGCAGCACTGCGACTTGGGTGGTGGCGGCGAGGTGTGGTTCGTGTACGACGCCAGCGGAGCGCGGGTGCGCAAGGTGCAGCGCAACGCCTCGGGCTCGCGCGTGCGCGAGCGGGTCTACCTCGGGGAGTTCGAGCTGTACCGCGAACGGGCCGCGAACGACGTCGCGCCGGAACTCGAGCGGCAGACGCTGCATGTCGGCGATGGGACGCGGCGGCTGTGCTTGGTCGAAACGCTGACGGTCGACGACGGGGAGCCCGTCGCGGCGCCCGTGATCGTGCCGCGGTTCCAGCATGGCAATCACCTCGACTCGGCTTCGCTCGAGCTCGATGGTGATGCGGCGGTGATCTCGTACGAGGAGTTTCATCCGTTCGGGACCACGAGCTACGCGGCGAATGACGGCGCGGTCGAGGTGAGCGCGAAGCGGTACCGGTACATCGGCAAGGAGCGCGACGAGGAGACCGGGCTGTATCACCTCGGGGCCCGGTACTACGCGGCGTGGTTGGGGCGCTGGACGGCCGCGGATCCGATCGGGATGGCCGGGGGGATCAACCTCTACGAGTACGCGAGGTCGAACCCGGTCACGATGAGCGACCCGAGCGGGATGGCGCCGCCGCAACAGCCGCAAGAAATCCGCATCCTGCGCCCCGAAGAGTTGGCGCAGGACAGGGCCATCGAGATCGGTCCCCGCGGGAAGGTCGAGTTCCGCGACTTCACCCCGGCGGAGATCCAGCAGGGCCGCGCCGAGGTCGAGCGAAGGAACCGCGACTTCAGGGAGGGCATCTACGAGTCCCTGGCGAACCCGCGGGAGACGCCACGTCAGCGCGAGCGAAGACAGCGCAACGCGGCGATCAAGGCGAAGCAGGAAGCGGGCGAGCCCTTGTTCCCTGCGCAGGGTACCGGGCAGGCGCCCGGGCGCCCTGCGAACACCGACGCCTACGGCAACTACTCGCCGTACCTCCAGGCCGTCAACGAGACCCGGGCGCTGTACGGCCCCGACGCCGGGCCAGGGCCCGGCGGCCCAACGGACCCGCTGATCAACCCCATCGTGCAGCAGGGCGGCCCGGCCGGTGACAAGGTGTTTGCGGCGTTCATCGGCGCGGCGTTGCGCAAGGGCGGGTTCCTCAGTGGTCCGGGGAAGCCGGAGCCGGCACCGGTGTCTCCCGCCCAAACGCAAGGAGCGCTCCCCGGGCCTGCCGCCGCAGAGGGGGGAGTCGATGCAGCTGCGTCCGCGCTTCCCAAGGGACCCATTCAAGTCACTCCTCAAGGCGTGGCGCTGCCTGCTGGAGGCAAGTACCAGATTCCGGCACGCTACGTGGAAAACCCTCATCGTGCCGGCAGCTACGGCGAGGTGGTCGACGGGAAATTCGTCGAACGAATCAGGATCGATCCTCCGACGCCGCCGGGAACGAAAGGGCCGAACTACAGCCACTACCACCTCGACGGGCGAGGACAGCACTACAGCCCTCGGCCTAGCGATCGGGATCCGGGATTCTCTCCATGA